The Oncorhynchus nerka isolate Pitt River linkage group LG12, Oner_Uvic_2.0, whole genome shotgun sequence genome includes a region encoding these proteins:
- the LOC115138929 gene encoding 5-hydroxytryptamine receptor 1D-like, producing the protein MDQDNSSVDLFFTNATESSEPTEALWDKATLLGVQIFLSAILAIVTLATVLSNAFVIATIFLTRKLHTPANFLIGSLAVTDLLVSILVMPISILYTVSKTWALGQIVCDIWLSSDITFCTASILHLCVIALDRYWAITDALEYSKRRTMRRAGLMITVVWVISISISMPPLFWRQAKANEEVMECIVNTDQISYTLYSTFGAFYVPTVLLIILYGRIYVAARSRIFKTPVSCGKRFTTAQLIQTSAGSSICSINSASNQEGHLHPGGGGNTGGVAVNGGGGSSGGSPLFNNCVTVKLADSVLERKRLCTAREKKATKTLGIILGAFIVCWLPFFVVTLVLAICKECWFHPVLFDVFTWLGYLNSLINPVIYTAFNDEFKQAFHKLIKFKRCY; encoded by the coding sequence ATGGATCAGGATAATAGCTCCGTTGATCTGTTCTTCACCAACGCCACGGAGAGCTCTGAACCCACAGAGGCACTATGGGACAAAGCCACTCTCCTGGGGGTCCAGATCTTCCTGTCAGCCATCCTGGCAATCGTCACCCTGGCCACCGTGCTGTCCAATGCCTTTGTCATCGCTACCATATTCCTGACTCGGAAGCTACACACGCCAGCCAACTTTCTGATTGGCTCGCTGGCTGTGACAGACCTGCTGGTGTCCATCCTGGTCATGCCTATCAGCATCTTGTACACAGTGAGTAAGACCTGGGCCCTGGGGCAGATTGTCTGCGACATCTGGCTGTCATCGGACATCACCTTCTGCACTGCCTCCATCCTGCACCTGTGCGTCATCGCGCTGGACCGCTACTGGGCCATCACTGACGCCCTGGAGTACTCCAAGCGCCGGACAATGCGTCGAGCGGGCCTGATGATAACAGTGGTATGGGtgatctccatctccatctccatgccGCCGCTCTTCTGGAGGCAGGCCAAGGCCAACGAGGAGGTGATGGAGTGCATAGTGAACACGGATCAGATCTCCTACACGCTCTACTCCACCTTCGGGGCGTTCTATGTTCCCACTGTGTTGCTGATCATCCTCTACGGCCGGATCTACGTGGCAGCCCGCTCACGCATCTTTAAGACACCAGTGTCGTGCGGCAAGCGCTTCACCACGGCCCAGCTCATCCAGACGTCGGCCGGCTCCTCCATTTGCTCCATCAACTCCGCCTCCAACCAAGAGGGCCACCTGCACCCCGGAGGGGGAGGCAACACGGGAGGAGTGGCAGTAAACGGAGGTGGAGGAAGCAGTGGTGGGTCGCCTCTCTTCAATAACTGCGTGACGGTGAAGCTGGCTGACAGTGTGCTGGAGAGGAAACGTCTGTGCACCGCCCGGGAGAAGAAGGCCACCAAGACGCTAGGCATCATCCTGGGAGCCTTCATCGTGTGTTGGCTACCCTTTTTCGTGGTCACCCTGGTACTGGCCATCTGCAAAGAATGCTGGTTCCACCCAGTGCTCTTCGACGTGTTCACCTGGCTTGGCTACCTAAACTCGCTCATCAATCCCGTTATCTACACTGCCTTCAATGACGAGTTCAAACAGGCCTTCCACAAACTCATCAAGTTCAAGAGATGCTACTAA